A genomic segment from Polyangium mundeleinium encodes:
- a CDS encoding vitamin K epoxide reductase family protein, with protein sequence MRTLPVLLLRLPLLVAIAASAALVVEYTNAGDPAFCGVTSGCFAVRMSPWSRLFGLAPLPSLGLAAYALLFGLTLVARRKSQHVLVASLAVPGGVFAAFLLWLQKTEIGAFCAWCVAVDLSAIVIALTSVWIAIRAWKDENRVLLPQRRSVTTAWVTAAMLAVVVPFVWGRYPVEPPLPAVIQAEQAPGKVTIVGFTDFECPFCRRMHPVLHGVVQQYGDRVTLVRKMMPLSGHPGAEPAALVYLCVPAAKREAVADQLYAAEPEQLTREALPKLIAPTAGLEAEALASCMKAPQTTADLERDKKLFEELGGRGLPFTFVGKRVVLGFNPERVEMAMTQELGGARLSLPLWSMFVVLGVAFSIVALVTLMTPFGDLDGDASRKERSPSA encoded by the coding sequence GCCCGTCCTCTTGCTCCGTTTGCCCCTGCTCGTCGCGATCGCTGCTTCTGCTGCGCTCGTCGTCGAGTACACGAACGCGGGCGATCCCGCGTTCTGCGGCGTCACATCGGGCTGCTTCGCGGTGCGCATGTCCCCCTGGTCGCGCCTGTTCGGCCTCGCCCCGTTGCCGAGCCTCGGCCTCGCGGCCTACGCGCTCCTCTTCGGCCTGACCCTCGTCGCCCGGCGCAAATCCCAGCACGTGCTCGTCGCCTCCCTCGCCGTGCCCGGCGGCGTCTTCGCGGCCTTCCTCCTGTGGCTCCAGAAGACCGAGATCGGCGCGTTCTGCGCCTGGTGTGTCGCGGTCGACCTCTCTGCGATCGTCATCGCGTTGACCTCGGTGTGGATCGCGATCCGCGCGTGGAAGGACGAGAACCGCGTCCTCTTGCCGCAACGCAGGTCCGTCACGACCGCCTGGGTCACGGCCGCGATGCTCGCGGTGGTCGTGCCGTTCGTCTGGGGCCGGTATCCCGTCGAGCCGCCGCTGCCTGCGGTGATCCAGGCCGAACAAGCCCCGGGCAAGGTCACGATCGTCGGGTTCACCGATTTCGAGTGCCCCTTCTGCCGGCGGATGCACCCCGTGCTGCACGGCGTCGTCCAGCAATACGGCGACCGCGTGACGCTCGTGCGCAAGATGATGCCGCTCTCGGGCCACCCGGGCGCGGAGCCCGCGGCGCTCGTGTACCTCTGCGTGCCCGCGGCGAAGCGCGAGGCCGTCGCCGATCAGCTCTACGCGGCCGAACCCGAGCAGCTCACGCGTGAGGCCCTCCCCAAGCTCATCGCTCCGACGGCGGGCCTCGAAGCCGAAGCCCTCGCGAGCTGCATGAAGGCGCCGCAAACGACGGCCGATTTGGAACGGGACAAAAAACTCTTCGAGGAGCTCGGTGGCCGTGGGCTACCGTTCACGTTCGTAGGAAAACGCGTGGTGCTCGGGTTCAACCCCGAGCGCGTCGAGATGGCCATGACGCAGGAGCTCGGGGGCGCGCGTCTTTCGCTGCCGCTCTGGAGCATGTTCGTCGTGCTCGGCGTGGCCTTCTCGATCGTGGCGCTCGTGACGCTGATGACCCCGTTCGGCGACCTGGACGGAGACGCGTCGCGCAAGGAGCGCTCGCCGTCCGCTTGA